Proteins found in one bacterium genomic segment:
- a CDS encoding ABC transporter ATP-binding protein has product MMNLIEIKNLKAYFEKNGKISKAVDDVSFALKKGEILGLVGESGCGKSVTALSILRLIREPGNIVGGEIVFEEHDLLTLDSDKMRAIRGNQIAMIFQEPMTSLNPVFTCGDQVSEALLAHKNITDGEARSQTIELFREVGLADPERTFKTYPHELSGGMRQRVMIAMALACGPSVLIADEPTTALDVTVQAQILELIKQFQKERGMSVILITHDFGVVAEMCDRVAVMYASKIVESADVKTIFKNPRHPYTVGLLNSIPKIDSVQQTLSTIPGIVPDASHYPVGCHFHRRCSLATERCKNEKPDLIEIESGHTVACWEWENVIHTRER; this is encoded by the coding sequence ATCATGAACCTCATAGAAATTAAAAATCTCAAAGCTTACTTCGAAAAAAACGGCAAAATTTCTAAAGCCGTCGATGATGTGAGCTTTGCACTTAAAAAAGGCGAAATCTTGGGGCTGGTTGGCGAATCGGGGTGTGGGAAAAGCGTAACGGCTTTATCGATTTTGCGATTGATTAGGGAGCCGGGAAATATCGTCGGAGGCGAAATTGTTTTTGAAGAACATGATCTTTTGACGTTAGATTCGGATAAGATGCGTGCTATCAGAGGCAATCAGATTGCCATGATTTTTCAAGAGCCGATGACGTCGCTCAATCCGGTTTTTACGTGCGGCGATCAAGTGTCGGAAGCATTGTTGGCGCACAAAAATATTACAGACGGCGAAGCCCGGTCGCAGACAATCGAATTGTTTCGCGAAGTCGGTTTAGCCGATCCGGAACGAACATTCAAAACTTATCCGCATGAACTTTCCGGCGGCATGCGGCAGCGGGTGATGATCGCGATGGCGCTGGCGTGCGGGCCGTCAGTGCTGATTGCGGATGAACCCACGACGGCGTTGGATGTAACCGTGCAGGCGCAAATTTTGGAGTTGATCAAGCAGTTCCAGAAAGAGCGCGGTATGAGCGTCATCTTAATCACACATGATTTCGGAGTTGTAGCCGAAATGTGTGATCGGGTAGCGGTCATGTATGCTTCAAAAATTGTCGAATCCGCCGACGTCAAAACGATTTTTAAAAACCCGCGTCATCCGTATACCGTCGGTTTACTCAATTCGATCCCAAAAATCGATTCAGTTCAACAAACGCTCAGCACTATTCCCGGAATCGTTCCTGATGCCTCGCATTATCCTGTTGGATGCCATTTCCATCGGCGATGCTCATTGGCTACCGAGCGCTGCAAAAATGAAAAACCGGATTTGATAGAAATCGAATCCGGCCATACAGTTGCGTGCTGGGAATGGGAAAACGTTATTCACACCAGAGAACGCTGA